From a region of the Streptomyces sp. B21-083 genome:
- a CDS encoding DUF6745 domain-containing protein — protein MTDQGSWRTAAAATGPGDRAAAEEGVRLAYRRAGLPEPDRVLWTRSPREAVRMLMTNAHPDGSALGPLGAGVRDAVLGAPWAAERERLHAELGPERWSGHWRATGAGLWDSTRMLVDRVRAGIVEELAVDRRDEARVRLLLLDAALGQHDAAWLCAFDSGDDSPLAGLGAVAREAGWWWPYEKTVIISERPLTLHRDEAGRLDRGDGPALGYADGFELYAWRGMPVPRDFLDDLTTLTPERIRGEENAELRRVMLEFYGYDRYLDESGAKPVHRDETGVLWRVELVGDEDVVMVEVVNSTPEPDGTSRTYWLRVPPTTRTAREGVAWTFGLGADVYEPLRQT, from the coding sequence TTGACGGATCAGGGCAGTTGGCGGACGGCGGCAGCGGCGACGGGACCGGGTGACCGGGCGGCGGCCGAGGAAGGCGTCCGGCTCGCGTACCGGCGTGCCGGATTGCCGGAACCGGACCGCGTCCTGTGGACGCGCTCGCCCCGCGAGGCCGTACGGATGCTCATGACCAACGCTCACCCGGACGGTTCGGCGCTGGGGCCCCTCGGGGCCGGTGTCCGCGACGCCGTGCTGGGCGCGCCCTGGGCGGCAGAACGGGAGCGGCTGCACGCGGAGTTGGGCCCGGAGCGGTGGAGCGGGCACTGGCGGGCCACCGGAGCGGGCCTGTGGGACTCCACCCGCATGCTGGTCGACCGGGTGCGGGCAGGGATCGTCGAGGAACTCGCCGTCGACCGACGGGACGAGGCGCGGGTCCGCCTGCTGCTCCTGGACGCCGCGCTGGGACAGCACGACGCGGCCTGGCTGTGCGCTTTCGATTCCGGCGACGACAGTCCCCTGGCGGGCCTTGGCGCCGTGGCGCGTGAAGCGGGCTGGTGGTGGCCCTACGAGAAGACGGTGATCATCAGTGAACGCCCCCTGACCCTGCACCGCGACGAGGCGGGCCGCCTGGACCGCGGCGACGGCCCGGCACTCGGCTACGCGGACGGGTTCGAGCTGTACGCCTGGCGCGGCATGCCTGTGCCACGGGACTTCCTGGACGACCTGACCACGCTGACCCCGGAGCGGATCCGCGGCGAGGAGAACGCCGAACTCCGCCGCGTGATGCTGGAGTTCTACGGCTACGACCGCTACCTGGACGAGTCCGGTGCGAAGCCCGTGCACCGCGACGAGACCGGGGTGCTGTGGCGGGTCGAACTCGTCGGTGACGAGGACGTGGTGATGGTCGAAGTCGTCAACTCCACACCGGAACCCGACGGGACGAGCCGCACCTACTGGCTGCGGGTGCCGCCGACGACCCGTACGGCCCGCGAGGGCGTGGCCTGGACGTTCGGCCTCGGCGCGGACGTGTACGAGCCGTTGCGGCAGACCTGA
- a CDS encoding STM4015 family protein, which produces MTLGSHLGEFHGLPAFTFPEAGEASADMSALPSPESVAWRIAADSYDAKEQWEEAFARFLEAVDTRGVRALIVGAWSDMYDTGPDEVIGALVAARDRLPALRGLFLADVMSEECEISWITQGDVTPLLEAFPELEEFGVRGGNELVFPAVRHERLRTLTVESGGLPVEVVRGIAGSDLPALVELDLWLGTSEYGGDADVADLEPFFAGTRLPNLRRLALRNSEIQDAVCSALASAPVVARLEVLDVSMGVLTDDGATALLSGQPLAHLKKLDLHHNYVSEALRTRLLQTLEPAGVEVDADPDDADSDEEDDGTVWRFVAVGE; this is translated from the coding sequence ATGACACTCGGTAGCCACCTCGGGGAATTCCACGGCCTGCCGGCCTTCACCTTTCCCGAAGCCGGTGAAGCCTCGGCGGACATGTCCGCTCTTCCGTCGCCCGAGTCCGTCGCCTGGCGCATCGCCGCCGACTCCTACGACGCCAAGGAGCAGTGGGAGGAGGCCTTCGCCCGCTTCCTGGAGGCCGTCGACACCCGGGGGGTGCGCGCGCTGATCGTCGGCGCGTGGAGCGACATGTACGACACCGGCCCCGACGAGGTGATCGGGGCACTGGTGGCGGCCCGCGACCGACTGCCCGCCCTGCGCGGTCTGTTCCTGGCCGACGTCATGTCGGAGGAGTGCGAGATCTCCTGGATCACCCAGGGCGACGTCACTCCCCTGCTGGAAGCCTTTCCCGAGCTGGAGGAGTTCGGAGTCCGCGGCGGCAACGAGCTGGTCTTCCCCGCCGTCCGTCACGAGCGGCTGCGCACTCTGACCGTCGAAAGCGGCGGCCTGCCCGTCGAGGTGGTGCGGGGCATCGCGGGCAGCGATCTGCCCGCCCTCGTCGAACTCGACCTGTGGCTGGGCACGTCCGAGTACGGCGGCGACGCCGACGTGGCCGACCTGGAACCCTTCTTCGCGGGCACCCGGCTGCCCAACCTCAGGCGGCTCGCCCTGCGCAACAGCGAGATCCAGGACGCCGTCTGTTCGGCGCTCGCGTCCGCGCCGGTGGTTGCCCGTCTGGAGGTACTCGACGTCTCGATGGGCGTGCTCACCGACGACGGCGCGACAGCCCTGCTGAGCGGTCAGCCGCTGGCCCATCTGAAGAAGCTCGACCTGCACCACAACTACGTCAGCGAGGCGCTGCGTACGCGGCTGCTCCAGACGCTGGAGCCCGCCGGTGTGGAGGTCGACGCCGATCCCGACGACGCCGACTCCGACGAGGAGGACGACGGCACGGTCTGGCGTTTCGTCGCGGTGGGCGAGTAG